Proteins encoded together in one uncultured Desulfosarcina sp. window:
- a CDS encoding response regulator — protein MASQPPAKTILVVEDEPDMSIFLSNLLSANGFCPICATSKEDGLKKAKDACPDLIIMNAMLPGESGIRFYQILRTSDHLCHIPVIMLSTLDSSTFYRCPGAKRSLTGRPIPEAEAYLQKPPEAEELLGIVNRLCMGKC, from the coding sequence GTGGCATCGCAACCCCCCGCCAAAACCATTCTCGTGGTGGAAGACGAACCGGACATGAGCATCTTTTTGTCCAACCTGCTCAGCGCCAACGGGTTTTGTCCGATCTGTGCGACCTCGAAAGAAGACGGGCTCAAAAAAGCGAAAGACGCCTGCCCCGACCTGATCATCATGAACGCCATGCTGCCCGGCGAGTCGGGCATCCGCTTCTACCAGATTTTACGAACCAGCGACCACCTGTGTCATATCCCGGTAATCATGCTTTCCACCCTGGACTCGAGCACCTTCTACCGCTGTCCGGGAGCCAAGCGGTCACTCACGGGCCGGCCGATTCCCGAAGCCGAGGCCTACCTGCAGAAACCGCCGGAAGCCGAGGAACTGCTGGGAATCGTCAACCGGCTTTGTATGGGGAAGTGTTAA